The following proteins come from a genomic window of Miscanthus floridulus cultivar M001 chromosome 2, ASM1932011v1, whole genome shotgun sequence:
- the LOC136528085 gene encoding protein NEN1-like, with protein MAAPAPASSAVSAAADREEIVFLDVETSTPPRVLLLEFGAVVVCSRRLVDVSSYATLVRPADLDAVPDATARCSGITRDTVADAPPFRDVADKVYDVLHGRVWAGHNIVNFDSVIIRDAFAEIGRPPPQAKGMVDTLPLLTQWFGPRAGDMKLASLANYFGLGKQRHRSLDDVKMNIDVLKNCATVLFLEESLRGVLPVQNMLEGATIRTQATSDPATNRDSNELVGSHVEEMMLDTTTQMDARSSGVFSGFVELDDVSTESIKISVMLLHRCGPRTIFQHKGAQFQLSCPDLEVRWVSTKFLPKLSIMVDIPDNLSKVLVFCDNLAQSSSPEGRSNSPWKPLIKRYGNVNRPTVRLNIATIVSGNTAMYSTQIYQKECNGVIPKLASRKVDAAELESMLQGNKVDVFFSLEIYDYQQNAGIRLVAKRLDVHI; from the exons atggcggcgccggcgccggcgtcctCTGCCGTTTCCGCGGCGGCGGACAGGGAGGAGATCGTCTTCTTGGACGTGGAGACGTCGACCCCGCCGCGCGTGCTACTACTCGAGTTCGGCGCCGTAGTCGTCTGCTCGCGCAGGCTCGTCGACGTCTCCTCCTACGCCACGCTCGTGCGCCCCGCCGACCTGGACGCCGTCCCGGACGCGACCGCGCGGTGCAGCGGCATCACGCGCGACACCGTCGCGGACGCGCCGCCGTTCCGGGACGTCGCCGATAAAGTCTACGACGTCCTGCACG GGAGGGTGTGGGCTGGGCACAACATCGTGAATTTTGATTCAGTGATAATAAGGGACGCGTTCGCTGAGATCGGGCGACCCCCTCCTCAAGCCAAGGGCATGGTCGACACCCTTCCCCTGCTTACCCAGTGGTTTGGCCCGAGAGCCGGGGACATGAAG CTGGCAAGCTTGGCAAATTATTTTGGTCTAGGGAAGCAAAGGCACAG GAGCCTTGATGATGTGAAAATGAATATTGACGTGCTCAAGAACTGTGCTACAGTCTTGTTCCTG GAGGAAAGTCTTCGAGGGGTGCTTCCTGTTCAGAACATGTTGGAGGGTGCAACAATCAGAACCCAAGCAACGAGTGATCCTGCAACAAACAGGGATTCCAACGAGTTGGTGGGGTCCCATGTTGAGGAAATGATGTTAGACACCACTACGCAGATGGATGCAAGAAGTTCAGGTGTTTTTTCTGGGTTTGTTGAGCTAGATGACGTTTCAACAGAGAGTATAAAAATCTCAGTTATGCTATTACACCGATGTGGACCGAGAACAATTTTCCAGCACAAGGGTGCCCAATTTCAGCTCAGTTGTCCAGATTTGGAAGTCCGTTGGGTCAGTACGAAATTTCTACCAAAGCTGAGCATAATGGTTGACATACCTGATAATCTCAGTAAGGTATTAGTGTTTTGCGACAATCTTGCACAAAGTTCATCTCCAGAAGGCCGCAGTAATTCTCCATGGAAACCCCTAATTAAGAGATATGGAAACGTGAATCGTCCAACAGTCCGGCTGAA CATCGCTACCATTGTCAGTGGCAACACTGCAATGTACTcgacacaaatataccaaaaagaGTGCAATGGTGTCATTCCAAAGCTTGCTTCCAGAAAGGTAGATGCAGCGGAACTGGAATCTATGCTTCAAGGGAACAAGGTGGATGTGTTCTTCTCACTGGAAATATATGACTACCAGCAAAATGCTGGTATTCGATTGGTTGCAAAGAGGCTAGACGTTCACATCTAA